Proteins encoded by one window of Polaribacter haliotis:
- a CDS encoding ion transporter — protein sequence MNKLKKDITWKEKLHEIIYEADTKEGKLFDVILLIAIIASILLVILESVKSFDAKYHNFLNISEWIITILFSLEYILRIVSIKKPFKYIFSFYGIIDFLSTVPKYLSFILIGTHSLVALRALRLLRVFRILKLGRYIGASNNLMLALKASRAKIAVFLFFVVIVCIILGTVMYMIEGEENGFTNIPVSIYWAIVTLTTVGFGDIAPQTPLGQFIASIIMILGYSIIAIPTGIVSSEIASANAKPDLNTQSCPNCLKEKHKAKAEFCYNCGSILNP from the coding sequence TTGAATAAATTAAAGAAAGATATAACTTGGAAAGAGAAACTTCATGAAATTATTTATGAGGCAGACACCAAAGAAGGTAAACTTTTTGATGTTATATTACTTATTGCTATTATTGCAAGTATCTTATTAGTTATCTTAGAAAGTGTAAAAAGTTTTGATGCTAAATATCATAACTTTTTAAACATAAGTGAATGGATTATAACAATTCTCTTTTCTTTAGAATATATTTTAAGAATTGTCTCTATTAAAAAACCTTTTAAATATATTTTTAGTTTTTATGGAATTATAGATTTTTTATCTACGGTTCCTAAATATCTGTCTTTTATATTAATTGGAACTCACAGCTTAGTAGCTTTAAGAGCATTAAGGTTACTGCGTGTTTTTAGAATTTTAAAATTAGGGAGATATATTGGTGCTTCAAATAACTTAATGCTTGCCTTGAAAGCAAGTAGAGCGAAAATTGCAGTTTTCTTATTCTTCGTTGTTATTGTATGTATCATTCTAGGTACAGTAATGTATATGATTGAAGGTGAAGAAAATGGTTTTACAAATATTCCTGTTAGTATTTACTGGGCAATTGTAACTTTAACAACAGTAGGTTTTGGAGATATAGCACCACAAACACCTTTAGGTCAATTTATAGCAAGCATTATTATGATTTTAGGATATTCAATAATAGCCATTCCTACAGGTATTGTAAGTTCCGAAATTGCAAGTGCAAATGCAAAACCAGATTTAAATACACAATCTTGCCCAAATTGTTTGAAAGAAAAACATAAAGCAAAAGCAGAATTCTGTTATAATTGTGGAAGTATTTTAAATCCATGA
- a CDS encoding OmpH family outer membrane protein: protein MKFKFILFLIAFSSIVSVAQTKVGTINSEYIITIMPETKIAMKLSQDYGAKLDTSFTAKIEDYKAKIEDYKAKEKEMGELMKKTTQKELIALEQDIQKYKKNGTTLMQLKRDELMRPLYKKLSDVIAEVSKANGYTQVLTTSGNEFAFVDEKFDITELVVKKLGITVPKQTQE, encoded by the coding sequence ATGAAATTTAAATTTATACTTTTTTTAATTGCTTTTTCAAGCATTGTTTCAGTTGCACAGACTAAAGTTGGTACTATAAATAGTGAATATATTATAACTATTATGCCAGAAACCAAAATTGCAATGAAACTATCGCAAGATTATGGGGCAAAATTAGATACTTCTTTTACTGCTAAAATCGAAGATTATAAAGCAAAAATCGAAGATTATAAAGCGAAAGAAAAAGAAATGGGCGAATTAATGAAAAAAACGACTCAAAAAGAATTAATCGCTTTGGAGCAAGATATTCAAAAATATAAAAAAAACGGAACCACCTTAATGCAATTAAAAAGAGATGAATTAATGCGCCCTCTTTATAAAAAATTAAGTGATGTAATTGCAGAAGTTTCTAAAGCAAATGGATATACACAGGTTTTAACAACCTCTGGAAATGAATTTGCCTTTGTTGATGAAAAATTCGACATCACAGAACTAGTAGTTAAAAAATTAGGAATTACAGTTCCAAAACAAACACAAGAATAA
- the miaA gene encoding tRNA (adenosine(37)-N6)-dimethylallyltransferase MiaA, with the protein MIQKDRNTLITIVGPTAIGKTALSIKLAKAFNTDIISCDSRQFYKEMTIGTAVPNVDELIAAKHHFIQNRSIFEDYNVGEFERDVLTKLEELFQQNPVQIMVGGSGLYVDAVLKGLDYFPEVDSKIREKLTKQIEKQGIEPLQKQLKELDIETYNTIAIENPHRLMRALEVCIGTGIPYSTFKNKPKTPRNFHSIIIGLNADREIIYNRINQRVDIMMEAGLLEEATKLYTHKDLNALQTVGYRELFSYFNGTFTKEFAISEIKKNTRRFAKRQLTWFKRDQKTTWYDFKTDVNIIIENIQKKLKNNER; encoded by the coding sequence ATGATTCAAAAAGATAGAAACACCTTAATAACCATTGTTGGCCCAACAGCAATTGGAAAAACTGCATTAAGTATAAAGTTAGCAAAAGCTTTTAATACAGATATAATTTCATGCGATTCTAGACAATTTTACAAAGAAATGACGATTGGTACTGCTGTACCAAATGTAGATGAGTTAATCGCCGCAAAACATCATTTCATTCAAAATAGAAGCATCTTCGAAGATTATAATGTGGGAGAGTTTGAAAGAGATGTTTTGACTAAATTAGAAGAATTATTTCAGCAAAACCCAGTACAAATAATGGTTGGTGGAAGTGGTTTGTATGTAGATGCTGTTTTAAAAGGGCTAGATTATTTTCCTGAAGTAGATTCTAAAATTAGAGAAAAACTTACCAAACAAATAGAAAAACAAGGAATAGAGCCTTTACAAAAACAATTAAAAGAGTTAGATATAGAAACTTACAACACGATTGCAATCGAAAATCCACATCGTTTAATGCGAGCTTTGGAGGTTTGTATTGGAACTGGAATACCCTACTCTACCTTTAAAAATAAACCAAAAACACCAAGAAATTTCCATTCAATTATAATTGGTTTAAATGCCGATAGAGAAATTATTTATAATAGAATTAACCAACGTGTAGATATAATGATGGAAGCAGGTTTATTAGAAGAAGCTACAAAACTATATACACATAAAGATTTGAACGCTTTACAAACAGTTGGTTATAGAGAATTATTTTCCTATTTTAATGGAACTTTTACAAAAGAATTTGCCATTTCAGAAATCAAAAAAAACACTAGACGCTTTGCGAAAAGACAATTAACATGGTTTAAAAGAGACCAAAAAACCACATGGTATGATTTTAAAACGGATGTAAATATAATTATTGAAAATATTCAGAAAAAGTTAAAAAATAATGAGAGATAA
- a CDS encoding DUF2254 domain-containing protein: protein MRDKLLSLLHKIYDLKNKIAFFPSIIAFAGAIFAYIMMYLENKGISKHILEFLPELVINDTETARTILTTFIGGLISIMVFSFSMVMILLNQASSNFSPRLLPGLISNRRHQIILGVYLFTIIYCIFILVFIEPTGKKYQLPGFSVLLSIFFMVNSLAAFIYFIHSISQEIQINNILLNIFSSSENKLKKIIEKEKTISASKPNSENWTTYNAKCSGYFNTISSDTLLNLAKENNIKIEIVTNKGSYCNEDAVLFKVNKNIDKNIIDRIYTNFNFSKSELIDDNYLLAFKQITEVAVKSMSPGINDPGTAINAIDYLSQLFILRVQKQDIDLVQDKDAIVIILNSVDFKDLIYNVMAPLRTYCAHDVIIVRKLLALLENLKKKASLNSYIEAIDNEIDLLLADAKREIANENDFKKLKEYVSN from the coding sequence ATGAGAGATAAATTGCTAAGTTTACTTCATAAAATATACGATTTAAAAAATAAAATCGCTTTTTTTCCTTCAATTATAGCTTTTGCTGGAGCAATCTTTGCTTATATAATGATGTATTTAGAAAACAAAGGAATCTCTAAACATATCCTTGAATTTCTTCCTGAGTTGGTAATTAATGATACAGAAACAGCAAGAACAATTCTAACAACTTTTATTGGAGGATTAATATCTATAATGGTCTTTAGTTTTTCCATGGTTATGATATTATTAAACCAAGCTTCTAGTAATTTTTCTCCACGATTATTACCTGGGTTAATATCCAATAGAAGGCATCAAATTATTTTAGGTGTATATTTATTTACGATTATCTATTGTATTTTTATATTAGTTTTTATTGAACCTACTGGAAAAAAATATCAGTTACCCGGTTTTTCTGTTTTGCTTTCCATTTTCTTTATGGTAAATTCTTTAGCTGCATTCATCTACTTTATCCATTCAATTTCACAAGAAATTCAGATTAATAATATTCTTTTAAATATTTTCTCCTCTTCAGAAAATAAATTGAAAAAAATTATTGAAAAAGAAAAAACGATAAGTGCATCTAAACCAAACTCAGAAAATTGGACAACATATAATGCAAAATGTTCAGGATACTTTAATACTATTTCTTCAGACACATTACTAAACTTAGCAAAAGAAAATAATATTAAAATTGAAATTGTTACTAATAAAGGTTCTTATTGTAATGAAGATGCAGTACTCTTTAAAGTAAATAAAAATATAGATAAAAACATAATTGATAGAATTTATACAAACTTTAATTTCTCTAAAAGTGAATTGATTGACGATAATTATTTACTTGCTTTTAAACAAATAACAGAAGTTGCTGTAAAATCGATGTCTCCTGGAATTAACGATCCTGGAACTGCTATTAATGCTATAGATTACCTTTCTCAATTATTTATTTTACGCGTGCAAAAACAAGATATAGACTTAGTACAAGACAAAGATGCTATTGTAATTATATTAAATTCAGTAGACTTTAAAGATTTAATTTATAATGTAATGGCACCATTAAGAACCTATTGTGCTCACGATGTTATTATTGTTAGAAAATTATTAGCCTTGTTAGAAAACCTAAAAAAGAAAGCTTCTTTAAATTCTTATATAGAAGCGATTGATAATGAAATAGACCTCCTGTTAGCAGACGCAAAAAGAGAGATTGCGAACGAAAATGACTTTAAGAAACTTAAAGAATATGTTTCTAATTAA
- a CDS encoding DUF4331 family protein gives MKKSKILLGTVIIAIVGLITVVAADHIEAPAAKGTTADITDFYAFQGEDTSNIVFVANVQGLLAPSATAAASFDENVLVEFNIDTNNDNVEDLVIQAIPRDGKMYFFGPFSPSATGLTSNIGFASTQSSVAITNYGASATVGNENGLKMFAGPRDDPFFMDFARYGEIIAGNATGFNDPGSDTFKGTNVLSIVVEVPKSRIGGSGTINTWVETKVKQ, from the coding sequence ATGAAAAAAAGTAAAATTTTATTAGGAACCGTTATTATTGCAATAGTCGGTTTAATTACAGTAGTTGCAGCCGATCATATAGAAGCGCCAGCAGCAAAAGGAACAACAGCAGATATTACAGATTTCTATGCTTTTCAAGGAGAAGACACTAGTAATATTGTATTTGTTGCAAATGTACAAGGTCTATTAGCACCTAGTGCAACTGCAGCAGCATCTTTTGATGAAAATGTATTAGTAGAGTTTAATATTGATACTAATAATGATAATGTTGAAGATTTAGTGATTCAAGCGATACCAAGAGATGGTAAAATGTATTTCTTCGGACCATTTTCTCCAAGTGCTACAGGTTTAACAAGTAATATTGGTTTTGCTTCAACACAATCTAGTGTAGCAATTACAAATTATGGAGCTAGTGCAACTGTTGGAAATGAAAATGGATTAAAAATGTTTGCAGGACCTAGAGATGATCCTTTCTTTATGGACTTTGCTAGATATGGAGAAATAATTGCAGGAAATGCAACAGGATTTAACGATCCAGGTTCAGATACCTTTAAAGGTACTAATGTTTTATCTATTGTTGTAGAAGTTCCAAAATCTAGAATTGGTGGAAGTGGTACAATAAATACTTGGGTAGAAACTAAAGTAAAACAATAA